The window TATATTTTCCGGCAATATGATTTTGCTGTTTTGTTTAAAATCGATAGTTGCAATTTTCTTGCTCTCATATCCAACACTACTAAAGACTAGAGTATCGCTTAAGCCTCCTGATGATGTGATATTAAATTGACCTTTTTGATTGCTCGCAGTTTCTATATTTTCTATAATTAGTTTAACCGTAACCAGGGGTAAAATTCGTTTTTTGTCGTCGGTTATGGTACCTCTATAAATAACTTGCGCGAACAGGCTCTGAGTGGTTAGCGTAATAATAAATAGTAGTGAGAGGCGAAGTAATTTCATAGATTTAACACTAAAGTAATGGTTTTATGATAAAAGATATTATAGTTTATAAGCTTTGGTTGGAATAAATAAAAATAAACATCTTTTTTGCTTTGCCCATTACTGAGAATATGTCAATATAGTACAATTAACGCGACCTTTATTTGTAAGATATAGCAGTCTTTTTATTTCGGCTTTTAGGTTTAACTTTGAAAGCTATTGCTGGAGATTTCATACTTTATTGCTGTTATGTCTTGTGAATTAAGGGCACAATTAAGTTTACATAATGAAAAAAATAGGGTTAATTTCAGATACTCATGGTTTTTTAGATGATGCGGTTTTTAGGCACTTTGAAAGTGTAGATGAGATTTGGCATGCCGGCGATTTTGGTCCGGATGTAGCTGCGCCTTTGGCCGCTTTTAAACCTTTACGCGGTGTATTCGGAAATATAGATGATGCGACGATTAGAAATGAATTCCCTGAGAAAAATCGATTTAGCTGCGAAAGGGTAGATGTATGGATGACACATATCGGCGGATATCCGGGAAGATACTCGTCTTTGGTAAAGACTGAAATATACACTAACCCTCCAAAATTATTTATCACAGGACACTCGCATATTTTGAAAGTGATGTTCGATGAAAAGCTAAAATGTTTGCATATAAACCCCGGAGCAGCGGGAAAACACGGTTGGCACAAAGTGAGAACCCTGATCCGTTTTTGCATTACTGACGAAAATATTCATACCTTAGAGGTTATAGAATTATCGGGTAGGTAATGTAAAATATACACTAAGTATGGTTTGTGGCGTTAAAACACTAGGACAATTTATTATAGAGAAACAGGCAGATTTTCCCTATGCCAAAGGTGAACTTTCGAGGCTGCTGCGGGATATTGGTATTGCTGCAAAAATCGTTAACCGCGAAATTAACAAGGCGGGTTTGGTTGATATCCTGGGGGATATGGGCACAACCAATATTCAGGGTGAAGAGCAAAAGAAACTGGATGTTTATGCTGATGAACAGTTTATTGCTGCTTTAACGAGCGGGGGTGAATGTTGTATTGTAGCTACTGAGGAGGAGGATGAAATTATCCATATTGACTCTCCGGTTTCGCAAAATGCAAAATACATCGTGTGCATCGATCCGTTAGATGGTTCATCTAATACTGATGTGAATGTTGCTGTGGGTACTATTTTTTCGATTTACAGGAGAAAATCGGTAGAAGGCAGGGCCAGCTTAGCAGATGTGCTTCAAAAAGGTACTGAGCAGGTTGCTGCGGGTTATGTTATCTATGGTTCATCGACCATGCTCGTGTACACTACGGGTAAGGGAGTTAATGGTTTTACGCTCGATCCATCAATCGGTGAGTTCTGTCTTTCGCATCCTCAAATGAAAATACCCGAAACGGGTTATATGTATTCGGTAAACGAAGGTAACTATGTGCATTTTCCGGATGGGGTTAAAAAATACATCAAATATTGCCAGGTAGAAGATGAGGCTACCAAACGCCCTTACACCTCGCGTTATATTGGCTCAATGGTGGGCGATATTCACCGCAATTTAATCAAGGGCGGTATTTATATCTATCCTACCACTGCGCGCTCACCTAAAGGAAAACTGCGTTTATTATACGAGTGTAACCCTATGGCATTTATTATTGAACAGGCAGGAGGGAAGGCCAGCACAGGTTTCGACCGGATATTGGACATTCAGCCAACTGAATTGCACCAACGGGTACCTGTATTTATCGGGTCGAAAAATATGGTTGATAAAGCGGAAGAAATGATGTTTTTATATACTGCCAAATCAATTTCGCTTGAAACAAAGGTAGAAAATACCCTACAGGATCTGGGAGTGGTAGGTGGAATTGATTAGCTACCCTTAGCTCTTTCTACTTCAAATACGGTGTCGATAGCAAGATTTTGCTTGTCTTGTGAAGCAAAAACCGCTAAACGGTCGCAACGCTCATTCTCTGGGTGGTCGTTGTGACCTTTAATCCACACGAATTTCACTTTATGAAGTTTATAAAGTTCGAGAAAGCGAATCCAGAGGTCTTTGTTTTTCTTGTCTTTGAAATTTTTGGTTACCCAGCCAAATACCCATTTTTTTTCTACCGCATCTACCACATATTTAGAATCGGAGAAAACCGTAATCTGCTGGTTTAAGCTTTTAAGCGCTTCCAGACCCTTGATTACGGCAAGGAGTTCCATTCGGTTATTGGTGGTCATCCTGAAACCGCCGCTTAACTCTTTATAATGTTGCCCAGCCCTTAAAATAGTACCCCAGCCACCGGGTCCGGGGTTTCCGCTTGCTGCTCCGTCTGTGTAAATTTCGATCATAAACGCTGTAAAGTTATGTTTTTAGCATCAAAATAGCTTGTCTTATCTGTTGCTGAAATTTTTTTTTAAATTCAAATAATTGAATGTTAAGGAATTAAAAATTTGTTGTGAAAACTTTAGAAAAAATATTTGCAGGGAATGTTAAAAGTCGTACTTTTGTGACATCAAAAAACGGTGGCTGTAGCTCAGTTGGTTAGAGTATTGGTTTGTGGTGCCGAGGGTCGTGGGTTCGAGCCCCATCAGCCACCCCGATTTTTAAAAGCAGTTCTGAAAAGAGCTGCTTTTTTTGTTTAAAATGGTTTTCAATCTTTCAGGCAATTAATGGATCAAGCGGAAAAGTTGGGGGGATATCTTTTAGGCATATATTTTCGATAATCTGAATAAGAAGAATTTAACATCCCTTACACCTCTCGATGTTGCTCTAAAGGCTTTGACCTTGGCATTGAAAGATTCTGCAGCAGCATTCGTAGCCCTGTTAATAAAGAAATTAAGGATATGTAGGTAATGCGATTGAATTGATCTGGGATCAAGCGGTTTTAGGTAAATTATATTTCGGGCTTCCATTTTAACATTCTTCATATATAAATACATCAACTTAAGTGTTACGAAGTACATATAGTTGTTTTTTGTGCACTACAATCCCACTTTAAATAAATATAGAAAACCAGAGATCCTTTAAAGTTAAATACATGTTAAGATGACGTTTTATCTTGATGTAATGATAATTTAATATTAAATTTATCATATCTTAACTTTGCGCCATGAAATTCCCGCTATACCTTTATTACGAGTTAATCGTGCGGTTATCAGAGTACAGGCCAGATATCGGCGAATATCATTCCATATTTGCTGCAGAATCGACTGTTCTGCTTAAAACAGACCAAGGCACGCTGGAGGTCCCATGCGAGTTATTGTTCAGGCAATTCAATGATCCTGATAAGATATCAAAAGAAGAGATCCGTCAGCTGGCAAAACAATTTCAGATAGAAAATAAAATAAGAAATCTTGCCGGATAAGGCTTAAAATAATTACAAAGATCCGGAAACCACCCCGGATCTTTGCCACTAAACTAAGCTGTAACCAAATATATGATGTGCTAAAGTTAGTAAGGGCATGTTATGGTATTGTTATTTCGAGGTGATTTCTTTTATGCAACCGGTTTATGGCTATTAGAGTCTAAAGTCAGGTACAACCAGCAAATTACCTTGTTAAGCTTAGCGGAACTTTAGTTTCGCCAATAAGCCATTGACCTAAACGAAAATAGTCCTGTTGCATAAGGGCAACAAGACTATAATTTTCTAAAACAGCTTTTAGCTATTTTGTTTTTTTTAAGCTATTTTTTGCTCTGGTATCTGTGAAAACTGCAGCCTTGTTTTTCAATTTCTTTACTAATTTAAAACTGTCGAAAACTTCACCTGATGCTTTGTAAGCCGTATAATTCAGTTCATCACCATTTACAGAGATAATCTGGAATAGTTGAGTATCTTCTGCAAATACGTCCATCCATTTTGGTTCCACATCTATTTTATACATTTTTGGCCCAGCTACCGATACTACATACATTGGGCCACCTACCTTCCCGGATGTACCTGTTGGTAGATTTTGACCGCGACTGTAAGTGTGGTCGTGTCCCTGCATCAGTAAATCAACGTGGTATTTGTCAAAAAGTGGTTTAAATGCTGCTCTGAATTCCTTATTGTCGCGACCTTTTGCGGTAGAGTAAATAGGGTGGTGGTAGGTAATCATTGTCCATTTTTTCGGGTTGTTTTTAAGCACATCTTCTAGCCATTTCGCCTGAATTTTAAGGGAATTTGAGTCTAAGACAATCATTTGAGAGTTTAGTGAAATGATTCTTACGTTAGCATAATCTACATAATAAACGGATTCCTTTAATCCATCCGGGCCATTTTCAGGTAAAGTATACTGTGCGCGCCAGTGAGGATCGAGGGTTAATGTTTTCTCCTCATCCCGAAAATATTCGTGGTTACCTGAAGATGGAATACTTGGAATCATGCCATTGATAAAACCGCCACCAAAATGCCATTCTCCCCATTCGTTGTCGTTATTAGAACGATTAATCAGATCCCCGGCGTGCACAATAAAGCTGGCATCACCATGCGTAGCAAAGGCTCTTCTGATTACCCTCGACCATTTCGATCTGATGTCATTTTGCGCATCACCCAGGTAAATGAAAGAAAAAGGTTTATCCTGAGCAGGAGCAGTTTTGAATTGAAACCATTCGCTCCAGTTTTTGCCATCGCCAACCCGGTAAGTGTAAACTTTATCGGGCTGCAGGCCTGTAAATGTTATGCTGTGGTAGTGGGCAGATGCATATTCTTTGCCCTTTAATACCGAGGTCGTTGCTGTAAACTCGCTCGATTCTGGTTTTTCCAGTTTCGGTGAGCTACTTTCTACCAGAACTTGTCCATAAGCCTGGTTTACTGTAGAGTCTGTTCTCCAGGTAACCGATTGTGTAGTGGCTGGATCTGCTGACCAGGTTAAAATAATCCGATCGGGGATTGAAGTAGGCTGGAATGGTTGTGCAGAGCTGCTTTTATAGCCAATACAAAACAGCGCTACAAGACTTATCTTCAAGATAATTTTATTCATGATAATTTTAGTGAAAAGGGGTGTATTTGAAACCTAGATTAGCCCATGATGAGTAATATTTATGGTCATTTGGCCTTCCGTCGCCATAATCTAAAATAATTTGAGCATTGTTGATGTTACTGATCCCCATGAAAATAGAGAAACTTTTGCTGATTTTTTGCGAGGCAGAAAAATCCAGCTGAATACGGCCTTTTTCCATTAAATCATTAGCTTCTACATCTGCAAGTTCAGAAATGAAAGTGTCGTAAAAATTTAAGGAAATACGACCAGAGAATCCGTATTTTTCGTAGGAAAGTGAAGCATTACCGACTTTTGGACGCATAGAAGGCAATCTTACTGTACGTTCGCTAACTAAGCCCGGAACTCTAAATTTAGATTGGATTTGGGTGAAATTACCATAAATACCGAATCCGTTTAAGAAACCCGGTAAAAAGGTAAGCTGCTGTTGCCAGGCAATTTCGTAGCCGTAAACATGTGCATTTGCACCATTTACGGTTTGTGTAACCTGGTAGCCATTAAAATCGCCGCCAACTTGAGTGTAAATACTTTCGTAAATATAATTTTCGATGTTTTTGTAGAATACGCCACCAGAAATTAATCCTAAAGATTTTAAATAATGCTCAAATAACAAATCAACATTTGTGGACGTAGCCTGATCTAAATATGGATTTCCGATTTTCATGCGCTTACGTCTTGGCTCAACTTCCTGCCAGGGCACTAAACCGTAATAACCCGGACGAGAGAGTGATCTGGTAACTGCAGCCCTGAAATTGGTGCGCGTATTTAAGGCATATTTTAGGTTTAAACTGGGGAAGAAACCTTCAAATGCAGATTTTGTATTTACCTTATTGGTGCTTACGTAATTACCTGTATTATCAAAGTTTACAATATTTCCATCATAGCTAAAACCAGTACGCTCGTACCTTAAACCGGTAATAATATCCAGTTTGTTTAAAGTAAGCTTACCCATTCCATAAGCGGTCGTTAATGATTCGTTTCCACTGTAAGAATCCGGATCGGTATTCTGGCGGATGTAAGTCGTGTTATCAACAAAAAGAGATTTGTTATTTTGGTAATAAGCTTCCATTAAATATCCATCAGAAATAGCGCCTGATAAATTATAGTTTCCATCAAAATATTCTTTACGTTCGTAATTGCCTAAAAAGTTTGATAGGGATAACCGGCCGGTTTTCAAAGTGTATTGATAATAACTTCGGGTGTGATCATCTTCTTTATACTTATAGCGACCACCAAATTTAATCAGCAACTTATTTTTCTCACTCAAATCAAAACTACGTTCAATATTGGCTGATGCCTGTCCATCTTTATCGTGTGCAATCTGATGGCGGTTGGTATAGTAATTTGTAGTATAGTTTGCTGCATTATCAGGATCTATGTTCCCAAAGTTGAATTGTGGCGCGCGAGGATTAGAAACATCCAGTGTTGCAGCTAAGCCTGTGTTAGTGAAATAACCATCAAAGTAGAGTGGTTGATCGTATAATCCGGTTGAATAGGTGAAATCTACATTTGCTTTCCAGTTATTGAACTCTGTTTTGTAGCCCAATGAAACGGTTGTCAGATCGCGATTGTAGTTTCTTGGTGTTCCACTAGAACCAATACTTACGCCGGATACGGTGTTAATATCTGCGTAGTTTCCAATGCTGTAACTTTTTGTTCCTCTGGTTTGAAGTTCATAAAACTTATTGAATGAACCTCTTAAATAAATCTGGCTTTTCTCTGTAGGGAAGAAATCAAGTTCGCCCTGCAAGCCTAAATTTTCGCGTCTCAAATCAGTTCCTTCCAGTTCCAGGTTAGAAAGCAATATCCTGTCTGTACCATTAACTTTATAAGTGCCATAGTCTTTTTGAACCCGGTCTTCGCCCCTGAAACTTTTGCTGTAGTTTACGCCGAACAAATAGGCCCATTTGTTCTGGCGTTTTCCATAAGTAACAGATCCATCAATATTTTGCTTACCAACTAAAAAGTTATGTCCGAATGAGCCTTTAAGCTGCAATTGCTGTTGCCCCGGTTTTGGCGTCTTAGAAATGATATTAACTGAGCCTGAGGTACCATCGGCATCCATATCCGGTGTTAGCGTTTTATTTACCTCAATGGCCTCTACAGTCGAAGATAAAATTCCGTTCAAATCAATTTCACGCGAACTGGTGGAGGTAGAAGGAAGTCTGTTCCCGTTTAAAGTTACCGATCCCATTGATTGGTCTAAACCTCTGATAATGATATTTCTTGGAAGTCCATAGCTGTAATCCATCGCAATACCGGGTACACGTTGCATGGCTTCGCCAACTGTAGCATCAGGGAAACGCTCAATCTGCTCTTCAGAAAGTACATATTTGATATTATCGGCGTTGCGCATGTTGCTTAATGCTACGGCCTCACCGCGTCTTATACCATTAACGGTAATGCCTTTCATGTCGTTATTTAAACCCGAAATCTTAAAATCGACATTGGTAATTTTGCCATCTTCGACATCAACCATGTACTCGCTTGTGTTGTAACCAATATAGTTTACTAGAAGTATTACTTTACCAACCGGAACATTTTCTATAATGAAATAGCCATTAACATCAGTAATGAATTTACGATTGGCTCCCTTTAAAATTATCGTTGCATAGGGAAGGGTTTTGTTGTTTTCCTTGTCTTTAACATAACCAATAATGGAGCCTGGTTTAGCTTGTTTAATAGATGCAGGTTTATTTTTGATGATAATCAATCCGCTTTCTTCGATCATCATCAATTGATTTTGTTGTAGAAGTGGTGTTAAAATCATCCTCGCTGTTTTAGCGAAATCGTTAACAGAAACTTTTTTGTTCGTATTTTCTAGGTTGGTGTAAACGAAACCAACTCCGGTTTTTTGTTCAATTTGTTTCAATACTTCTTTTAGCGGAACGTTTTTAAGGTTCAAACTAATTTTAGTGTCTAAGCCTGTTTGTCCGTTTGCAACTGTTGCATGCAAAAGGTTGATAAACAAGATAGAAGTAATGGCATAAATCAGGCTTATTCGCATAATTATTTTCATAAGGCGGTTAGCCCCATTAAAATTTTTCATAAATTTGGGTGTGTTTAAATGTTCGTATTTATTCATATTTCCAGATCAATCGAAAGTTCGCAGCTAACGATTAATCCTATTAAGGCCGTTTCCGGATTGGGATCGGCTTTTTAGTTTTCCTTACATGTGTTTCCTCCTTTTAGATAAATAGTTTGATCAATTTGGTTTATCTTAATGTTCATCACGGTTTGTATTGTTTTTAATATTGCAGGTAAATCTTTATGCTCAAATCTGGCAGTTAGTTTACACGATGTATGCGGATAAGCAGAGGTGTCAAATTTGATAGCAAACCTTCTTGATAAGGTAGCCAGAACTTCTTGAATTGGGGTTTGTTCAAAAATGAGCGAACCGTTTTTCCAGCTATCGGCCGGATTTATAATGATGCGTGCTTTCGAAAAAGTACTGGCAAGAGTATCAAAAGTTAAACTGTTGTTAGGCAATAAGAAAATGGGTTTAGCTTTATGCTCATTTGTTAAAACACCTACTTTACCCGATTTCACTGCAACCTGAATATGACCTTCATTCTTATAAGCCCTTACATTAAAGCTGGTACCATAAACTACCGTTTTTATTTTGCCACTCTCTACTACAAAAGGCCATTTATTGTGATGCCTGATATCAAAGAAAGCTTCACCAGAGAGTTGAACCAATCGGGTATCCGTTTTTGCAAAACCTTTTTGATAGCTGATGCTACTTCCGTAATTTAACATCACTGTTGAACTATCAGGTAGCGTTACCGATAACATTTTTCCGTAACCGGCAGTTTGGGTTGTCCATTCGGTTGGTGTGTTGGTGTTCTTGCTGTTTATGAAATTGATTCCAAAAACCAGTAATGCAGCTACACAGGCAGCCGCAATCCCATATCGCCAGTAAACATTTAATTTTGGACGTGTGTGGTTTAATTTCAAACCAGCTTTCAGATCAGGAATTTCAACTGTTTCTTCTGGTTTTAACTTTCCTGTAAGTTTCCAAAGCATTTCGCTCTGATGATATTTTTTTACATTTTCGGTATTTTCTGCAAGCCATAAGTCCAGTTCTTCTTTCGAAGACCTGGTTTCTGTACCGCTAAGCCGCTTAATAATATTGTTCCAAATTTCTTCTTTCATGTAGCTGTAGTCTTCAAGGTTAAAGACAGATCTGAAAGCAAAAAATACGGGCTGTTGAAGTTAAGCTTCTGTTAAGGATTGATTAAAGAAATGTTGGCAGTTTTCGTGAATAAACTTCATGCTTTTTGCAAGATGATCTTCTACCGTTCGGGGCGATATTTGAAGTAATTCTGCTATCTCGCTATAATTGAAGCCTTCAATCCGGTGCATGCGGAAAACGAGCTGCCTTTTTTCCGGAAGTCTTAATATTAATTTCTGCAGATAAATTAATTGATCTGATTCTTCCGCTATAAATTCATTTTGTTGAAATAAATCGGAAAGTATAGTGAGTTCATTTGTGTCAAAATAGCTTACCGCTTTTTTACTCAGACTCGTTAGATAATTTAGAGAGGCATTTTTAACAGACCTAAAAAGGTAAGCTTTAATGTTTTCGATTTCATTATCATTATTCCAGAGTTTCATGAATATATCATTCACTATACTGGATGAAATATCATCATCGTTTAAGAAATAATTAGCATAGTTTTTTAGTATAGATGCCCATCTTTTATAAAGCAATTCTACGTTGCTGTAGCCTTGCGCTAAAACTTTCTCCTGTTCAATTTTGGTAAACCTTTTCAACTGATGATAATCTGCCCAAAGTATGGAAGAAAATGTTAATGCCGTATTAATACAATGTTATGCTATTTAAAGGCTGAATGGATTTCATGACATAAAGCCCCGGTTCGAGAATGTTTAATAACTTAATATTGCCTTAATACAGCGCGCGGGTATAGGTTTTATTTTTGCCGTACAGAGATTCTCTTCGCAAGGCATGTTTAATAAAATAAATGATTTATCGGATGCATTACTATTGGAAAAGTATAAAAACGGAAGTTCTGCTGCCTTTGACATTCTTTTTAAAAGGTATTATTCAATGCTTTACCGCTACGCCTTAAAAAATATAAAGGATGCTTTTGTTGCCGAAGAACTGGTGATGGATGTAATGCTTGGCCTGTGGAAAAAGCAAGGTAATATTTTAATCGAAACGAATCTTAGCCCGTACCTTTACCGTGCTGTTAAAAATGCACTGTATAACCATTACAGAAAAAAAATACTGGTCACTGTTGAACTCGATGAGCAATTTGATGCTGAGATTGTAACCTCAAGGCCGGCAGATGATGCCTTGGTATATGCGCAGCTCGAAGAAATTTACCGCGAAAAACTGGCCGAATTAAGCCCTGCCCGCAGAAAGGTATTTCAGATGAGCCGCGAAGAAAATAAAACCTATGCCGAAATTGCCAGCGACATGAATCTTTCGGTAAATACAGTCGAGAATTATATGGTTGCGGCACTCAGCTTTTTCCGTAAGCAAATAAAAGAACATGCCGATTTTACCCTTATCCTGTTTTTAGCGCCATATATAGCCTTGTTTTTTCCTTCCTAAAGAAAAAAACTATTTTTTCTTTTTGATAGGTGGTGTCGTTAGAAAACGGTGTTATATCTATTGAAGAACACCATCAATGGATTATATAACAGAAAAAAAGAACCTCATCAGAAAGTACATCAATGGCGAATGTACGGCGGAAGAAACCGCTGAGATAAAATTGCTGCTATCAAGAGATGATCTTTCTATACTTTTTGATGAAGTGATGGATGAAATCGCTACACCAACTGTTGGTGTGCAACATGAACCCGATGTGGAACAGGCACTGGCAAAATTCCACAAAAAACAATCAGCCGGAAATACTGAAGATAGCGAGGTCAATATGGTAACCTTTCCATCAAAAAATATAAAACTTCGCAGGTATTTATCCTATGCAGCTGCGGTGTTACTTGTTATAGGTTCCGTTTCACTTTTGATACCAAGGTTAAAAAAGCCAAAGCAAAGTGCTGAGCTCGTGTACCAGCATTTCGAAAACCCGAACGGTAAACGTTCAAAGATTCTTTTGCCGGATAGCTCTGTCGTGTATCTGGGCTCAGGAAGTACACTTTCTTTTCCCTCAAAATTTGCAGCAAATGTGCGCGCCATCACTTTAAATGGTGAGGCCTTTTTTGAAGTTACCAAAAATCCGAAAAGGCCATTTATCATTCACACGGATAATGTAGTAACCAGGGTTTTGGGCACTTCTTTTAAAGTTGACGCCTTTTCAAACCAGCCGGTAAGTGTTCTGGTGAGTACAGGAAAGGTGAGGGTAGATCGCGAAGTAAACAAGATACTACAACCCATCGCGGTGCTATTGCCCGGGCAAAGTGTAGTGTGGAATGGAAAAACCGCACAAGCAGAGCTGGGTACTATACCTGTTAGCGATATTCTGGCCTGGAAAACCGGAAAACTGATTTTTAGAAAAACGAAACTGGCCGATATAGCAGCCATTTTACAAAGAACATACAATGTTGCTATCCAGATTAACAGTCCGGCAATTGCAGAAAGGCAGATCAGGGTGAATTTAACTACAGATATCCCGTTGAGCAAGCTGATCAGGATACTCAGCGTTGCAGGCAATTTTAACTATAAAATCAATCAAAATCATGTTAATATTTTTTAGGAGAGAAAGGATGGGGATGTAATAAACAGACTAAAAATAAAAACGTCCCCCTTTGAGGGAGGACGCGTAAATCATCAATGGACTGGCTGTTTTCGAAGACCCGTCAGCCCACGATAAAGTATTCATAATATCCGCCCTAAGGCGAAAAATCATAATGATCAAAAATATGCAAAAAGTATTACATCTGCATGTTTCTTTTCAATATGTAAGGCAATGCTGTAGTATTGTGTACCATGTTAAAAAGAGACTGAGGCAGGTGGCTGATAACAATCTGTGCGCAGATAAAATTTATTTCTTTATGAAATGCTCTTTTCTCGTGATCCTTGCAAATCTTACCGGCTTAGGGGTGCTCTTCGCCAGTAATGTATCGGGTCAGGATCTTAACCGGAAAATCAAACTTAAACTCCAGGCTGCTACCATAGAGAATAGTTTGGCTGTTGTAGAAAAGCAGAGCAATATCCAGATTAATGTGGCCATAAACCTGCTGGAAAAAGTAAGCAAAAAGGTAAACCTCAGTACCGAAAACATTACCGTTGCCGATGCGCTGAACAATATTTTGGCCAATACCAATCTTAAATATAGTGTGGTTGAAGGTTACGTAGTCATTACCCGTAAACCGGTGCCCATACTAATCACCGGAACAGTTTTCGATGAAAAGAATAAAGAAACACTGATTGGTGTAAGCATAAAGGTTAAGGGAAGTACAGCTGCAGCCTCAACCGATGTGGATGGGAAATTCCGCTTGACTGTACCGGAAGGGGGCGCTGTACTTGTGGTTTCATACATGGGGTATATTACCCGTGAGATTAGGGTAGATGCCAGTACAAAAGTACTCAATATTGCTTTAAAGGCCTCTTCAACTCAGTTAAATGAGGTCATGGTGCAAGCCCGGAGAAAAGGTAATACGGATGTTGCCGTATTGGATGAGCGTAAAAACTCAGCCATTGTGCAGGATGCCATTTCGGCGCAGTTAATTGAACGTACAGGCAGTATTACCACTACGCAGGCTTTACAACGTGTTTCGGGCGTAACCGTAACCGATGATAAATATGTGGCCATCCGCGGTTTGGGCGATAGGAGTGTGATCGGTCAGTTAAACGGGGTGCGTTTGGCTTCTTCTGATCCGGATAGAAGTACCATTCCTTTAGATTTGGTACCGGCATCATTGCTCGATAACATTACCATTTATAAAACCGTAACACCCGATAAACCTGCCGATGCCGCCGCAGGTATTGTAGAGTTGAAAACCAAATCAGTTCCCGAAAAGGAAACTTTCGAGATCATTGCCCAATCGGGTGTAAATTCAAATGTGGGCGTTGGTGGAGCTTACAATAGCTTTTGGAATAGCGATATGGGGGCTTTCGGAAATAAAATCAGTCAGAAAAATTTAAGTGAAGATTTTAAAAACCTTGCCAAGCAATATCCAAACGGACTGGGGGCTATTCAAAGTATGATTGCCAATAGCAATTATAGTCCAACTGCTTATCAGGAAGTAAATCGCATCAACAACATCAT is drawn from Pedobacter sp. HDW13 and contains these coding sequences:
- a CDS encoding FecR family protein → MKEEIWNNIIKRLSGTETRSSKEELDLWLAENTENVKKYHQSEMLWKLTGKLKPEETVEIPDLKAGLKLNHTRPKLNVYWRYGIAAACVAALLVFGINFINSKNTNTPTEWTTQTAGYGKMLSVTLPDSSTVMLNYGSSISYQKGFAKTDTRLVQLSGEAFFDIRHHNKWPFVVESGKIKTVVYGTSFNVRAYKNEGHIQVAVKSGKVGVLTNEHKAKPIFLLPNNSLTFDTLASTFSKARIIINPADSWKNGSLIFEQTPIQEVLATLSRRFAIKFDTSAYPHTSCKLTARFEHKDLPAILKTIQTVMNIKINQIDQTIYLKGGNTCKEN
- a CDS encoding sigma-70 family RNA polymerase sigma factor encodes the protein MKRFTKIEQEKVLAQGYSNVELLYKRWASILKNYANYFLNDDDISSSIVNDIFMKLWNNDNEIENIKAYLFRSVKNASLNYLTSLSKKAVSYFDTNELTILSDLFQQNEFIAEESDQLIYLQKLILRLPEKRQLVFRMHRIEGFNYSEIAELLQISPRTVEDHLAKSMKFIHENCQHFFNQSLTEA
- a CDS encoding RNA polymerase sigma-70 factor gives rise to the protein MFNKINDLSDALLLEKYKNGSSAAFDILFKRYYSMLYRYALKNIKDAFVAEELVMDVMLGLWKKQGNILIETNLSPYLYRAVKNALYNHYRKKILVTVELDEQFDAEIVTSRPADDALVYAQLEEIYREKLAELSPARRKVFQMSREENKTYAEIASDMNLSVNTVENYMVAALSFFRKQIKEHADFTLILFLAPYIALFFPS
- a CDS encoding FecR family protein, producing the protein MDYITEKKNLIRKYINGECTAEETAEIKLLLSRDDLSILFDEVMDEIATPTVGVQHEPDVEQALAKFHKKQSAGNTEDSEVNMVTFPSKNIKLRRYLSYAAAVLLVIGSVSLLIPRLKKPKQSAELVYQHFENPNGKRSKILLPDSSVVYLGSGSTLSFPSKFAANVRAITLNGEAFFEVTKNPKRPFIIHTDNVVTRVLGTSFKVDAFSNQPVSVLVSTGKVRVDREVNKILQPIAVLLPGQSVVWNGKTAQAELGTIPVSDILAWKTGKLIFRKTKLADIAAILQRTYNVAIQINSPAIAERQIRVNLTTDIPLSKLIRILSVAGNFNYKINQNHVNIF